In Altererythrobacter aquiaggeris, the genomic stretch GGGGTGGAAATGCCGGCAACGTTAAGTTCCCAGATGCGTTGTCCGGTCACCAGTTCATACGCCGCCATCCTGCCGCCCTGGCCAAGCGCATACACCCTGCCCTGATCGATGATCGGATCGGCATCGATATCGGTTAACGAACCTACCTGTGTGGAAATTGATGTCCGTGACAGCGCATCGGACCAAAGCACGCGGCCATTTTCATATCGGTGCGCGACCAGCTCGCCCGAACTGTAACCGGCAATGACGGTCCCTTGCGCTGCAGCAGGAGCGGCCACGCCAAATACGCCCGCCTGACCTTGCGACCCTGAATCCTGCCATTCGATATTGCCGTCGGATGCCTTGAGCGCGATAATCTGGTTTGTCTGCGTCATCACATATACGGAATTGAACGCCACTGTCGGTGCCCCGCGCAGCGGTCCCGCCGGCTTGGCGGCCCATATTTGCGTGCCGTCATTGGCATTAAGGGCAACAACCCCGCCCACTCCGTTGGTGGCATATACCCGACCGCCGTCGTAGCTGACGCCGCCACCAAACGCAGCAGCTTCAAGATCGCTGGCAATCTCCATCTGGTGGGTCCAGCGCTTCGCACCCGTGGCTGCATCAAAAGCGTGCACCCTGCCGTCAGTATCGACCGCGAATGCGGCGCCCCCGCCGACAACCGGTGCGCCGGCCAGACGGCGGCGTTCGTTGCCACCGGTGATTTGCGCTGTCCATATGGCGGAAGGCGCCGCCGCCAGTGACAGATGCCCGTATGATTTTGCCGCATTGCCGCCCGGCTGGCTGAAATCGGTGTTGGTCTGCGCAGGGGGAAGAACCACCGCCAGGCCGGCGAGCGCCGGATCAATTGCGGCGCCATTTTCAATTCGCGACAGGATCGGCGTTCTGTTGCCGATGGTCGGAGTAGTCTTGGGGTCTTTCTTGCCGACAATGCCGCAGCCCGTGACAGCGAATGCAAGCGTGAGCGCGGCTGTGGCCTGCGCTAATGTTTTGACAGCTTTACGGCTAATCATACGATATTCCTTAGAAAGTTCCGGCTCAGGATTCAGGCTGCGGGGCGACAGGGACTGCCGCACCCCCGGCATTATCCAGTACATCATCAACATCGTCGATCGCATCTACGCCCAGCAGACCCGCCAGTTGCCGCGCCCGGCTGCGGATAGTATCAGGCACGGTTTCATCGCGCGCCATCGAAGCAAACAAAGTGCCCGCCTCGGCATTTTGGCCCTGCTCCATATAGGCAATGGCGAGCAACTCACCCGCGCTCCCGAAAAACGGGGCGCCCGGTACAGCCAGCGGTCGCAGTTTTGCAACAATGTCTGCCGGCTTCATCGCATCGAAATTACTGGCGACTTCGCGAATGCGCGCAATCGATCGATAGGCTTCGGGGGCATCTTCGTCATTCGCCACAGCGGCAAACAATTTGACGGCCTCAGCCTTTTTGCCCTGCTCGAGCGCAAGGCTCGCGCTTAGCATTTGAGCTGCGGATTTGGTTGCCCCCGAACCGTCAGCGATTAGTGGCTGCAATGCATCATTACCGCTTTGCAAATTGCGCGCCTCGATCTGGTCGAGCGCCTGCACCAGCTGTTCGCTGCGCTTTTCGTCATTGCCCGCGCGCTGTCCTTGCCAGAACAGATAGCCGGCAAACGCCGCCAGGCCGAGCACCAGCAGGGCTATTGCAGGCGCGCCATAGCGTTTGGCCGCAGTGGCATATTGGTCCTGCCTGACAGCATCATCGACTTCGCGCAGCAACACATCTTCCGATGCTGCCTGCTTCTCAGCCAGTTTTTCTTCGCGGGATTTAGTTTCTGGTTTCTTGGCCACGCGGCGCTTTCCGATTGGTCTTAAGGGATTGGCGGCTGTTTAGCCTATGGTAGGCGCGATGCAATGCGCGATTGCCTGAGTGTCCCCGGTAGCGTGAACAGGCAATTAAGCGTTACAGCCACGTTATACAGCCAATCCGGTAATGCCCAACCAGCGACCGTATAATCTGCCATAAGCGCGAATCATTTCCTTCTCGTCGAAAGACTCCCGTGCCCTGGCCTGGTTTGCCGCCCCGATCGTTTTGCGCAGCCCGGTATCTTCCGCCAGCGCGAACAGGCTTTGCGACAGGTCCGCATCGCTTCCGGCTGGAGTGATGAAGCGTTTGTTTTCAGCGGACACAATCTGCCTGACATCGCCGACATCCGGGGATGCAACGGGTAAACCCGCTGCCATCGCCTCGACCACCGAGAGCGGGAACTGCTCGCTATCGGATGACAGTGCAAAAATGTCGAACAGGCCGGCGGCGATTGACGGGTCACTGATAAAACCGGGCAAATGCACCCGGTGCGAAACACCCAGCGCATCGGCGGCATCCCTGATTGCCTGTCTTTCCGGCCCTTCCCCGACAATGACGAGTTGCCAATTGGCGGGAAGCGGCGCGAATGCGCGGACGAGCCGGGGCAGGTTTTTTACCTCTCTCAAGCCCGCAACGGTGCCCACCCAAAACTCGCCCT encodes the following:
- a CDS encoding tetratricopeptide repeat protein, which encodes MAKKPETKSREEKLAEKQAASEDVLLREVDDAVRQDQYATAAKRYGAPAIALLVLGLAAFAGYLFWQGQRAGNDEKRSEQLVQALDQIEARNLQSGNDALQPLIADGSGATKSAAQMLSASLALEQGKKAEAVKLFAAVANDEDAPEAYRSIARIREVASNFDAMKPADIVAKLRPLAVPGAPFFGSAGELLAIAYMEQGQNAEAGTLFASMARDETVPDTIRSRARQLAGLLGVDAIDDVDDVLDNAGGAAVPVAPQPES
- a CDS encoding PQQ-like beta-propeller repeat protein, with amino-acid sequence MISRKAVKTLAQATAALTLAFAVTGCGIVGKKDPKTTPTIGNRTPILSRIENGAAIDPALAGLAVVLPPAQTNTDFSQPGGNAAKSYGHLSLAAAPSAIWTAQITGGNERRRLAGAPVVGGGAAFAVDTDGRVHAFDAATGAKRWTHQMEIASDLEAAAFGGGVSYDGGRVYATNGVGGVVALNANDGTQIWAAKPAGPLRGAPTVAFNSVYVMTQTNQIIALKASDGNIEWQDSGSQGQAGVFGVAAPAAAQGTVIAGYSSGELVAHRYENGRVLWSDALSRTSISTQVGSLTDIDADPIIDQGRVYALGQGGRMAAYELVTGQRIWELNVAGISTPAIAGDWIFALTDKAELLAIARSSGKIRWLTQLQQFKDEKDKKGRISWVGPALAGGKLWLANSRGLVVSVDAASGAVAEFAELNDAVSLPPIVAGGTLYILDEGGKIHAFR